The following proteins come from a genomic window of Candidatus Hydrogenedentota bacterium:
- a CDS encoding LacI family DNA-binding transcriptional regulator translates to MTDAGRGRHRTIYDIAMEAGVSAKTVSKVLNRKEGVAEKTRQRILDIIERVGYHPHIGARSLRGGGTACIGLTLPVSLDVVPISEEVLLWLFGRLLKLFGSRGEYICFDINPSGSSTNGDYARGLWQQLYRGCVVAGPLPLDDTTVKRIHDWGAPYLALSRLDGFPELSCATVDFELGAYESTKFLIERGHRRIAMLKAFTGFQPGAERRRGYLRALEEAGIPPDESLIRAVSFDSHDAIRCVHRLLMDASVTALIDCSATEDGASLRSGARRAGRTLGEDFEVLTWSYRENEAVLPEACAQMWLPQFDATGEGFEQLAAWFHGEREGPIHVIYPPTLLGKVPQTEIPQPRRLFDSRS, encoded by the coding sequence ATGACGGACGCGGGCAGAGGAAGACATCGGACCATTTACGATATCGCGATGGAGGCGGGAGTCTCGGCCAAGACTGTCAGCAAGGTATTGAATCGCAAAGAAGGGGTTGCCGAGAAGACCCGCCAGCGCATTTTGGACATTATTGAACGGGTGGGGTATCACCCGCACATCGGTGCGCGGTCCCTTCGAGGGGGCGGCACGGCATGTATCGGCCTGACACTGCCGGTGTCGCTGGATGTTGTGCCGATCAGCGAAGAAGTGCTGTTGTGGCTGTTTGGGCGCCTGCTGAAACTGTTTGGGTCGCGCGGGGAATACATTTGCTTTGACATCAATCCTTCCGGCAGTTCCACGAACGGGGACTATGCGCGCGGTCTGTGGCAGCAGCTCTACCGGGGCTGCGTGGTTGCGGGGCCGTTGCCGCTCGACGATACGACGGTGAAACGTATCCACGATTGGGGGGCGCCCTACCTGGCGCTCAGCCGTTTGGACGGGTTTCCGGAACTGAGTTGCGCGACGGTCGACTTCGAGCTGGGCGCCTACGAGAGCACGAAATTCTTGATTGAGCGTGGGCACAGGCGCATTGCTATGCTGAAGGCTTTTACGGGATTTCAGCCCGGCGCCGAGCGCCGCCGCGGGTATTTGCGCGCCCTCGAAGAGGCCGGGATCCCGCCGGACGAATCGCTCATACGCGCGGTGTCGTTCGATAGTCACGACGCCATCCGCTGTGTGCACCGGCTGCTGATGGATGCCAGCGTCACGGCTCTTATTGATTGCAGCGCGACCGAGGACGGGGCTTCGCTGCGCAGCGGCGCGCGGCGGGCGGGCCGCACGCTCGGTGAAGACTTTGAAGTCCTGACGTGGAGCTATCGTGAGAACGAGGCCGTATTGCCCGAGGCCTGTGCGCAGATGTGGCTGCCCCAGTTTGATGCGACCGGCGAGGGATTCGAGCAGCTGGCCGCCTGGTTTCACGGTGAGCGCGAGGGCCCCATTCATGTGATATACCCGCCCACTCTGCTGGGCAAAGTTCCGCAAACAGAGATTCCACAGCCGCGCCGCCTGTTTGACAGCCGCTCCTGA